DNA from Hyalangium minutum:
TCATGGTGACCGAGCACCTGCGCGCCGGGCGGCTCGTGGAGGTGCTGGCGCCCTACGCCGCGGAGGGTCCGCCCATCCGCGCCCTGTGCCTGCCCCGGCGCCAGTCCACGCCGCGCGTCCGGGTGTTCCTCGACTTCCTTCAGCAGGTGCTGCGGCGCGAGCGCTGAGCCCCGCCGGCCCGGGGTTCTCGCGCCCGAGCGGAGGCGGTGGGCTACGGGGCGCCGCAGGCGAGCCACTCGCTCAACTTGCGCCGGTCCTCCACCGACGGCTTCTCCCCATCCGGAGGCATGCTCTCGTTGGTGACGGTGGCGCTGGCGCCCGACTGCTTGTCGATCTCTTTGGCCTCGGCGTGGATCCCCTCCATGGTGTTGAAGTTCAGATCGCCCGGAGCGCCATGGCGCTCCGAGCCCGAGAGCGCCGAGTTGTGACAACGCGTGCAGTACACGCTCATGAAGCTCTGGCCGAAGTTCTGGTAGCTGAGCGAGGTGCCGCTCGTGGGGCACTTGGTCTGGGTGTCTTCTCCGCCCCCGCACGCGGAGAGCAGCAGGGAGGCGCCCGCGAAGGCGCCGAGCAGGGATTTGAGCCAAGGGGACATGAGTTCTCCTGAACAGGGCCCGAGGAAGCAGGCAAGGCCCCGCTCTGCCTTAACGAGGGGCGGTCCCGAGCACCAGGGTCCCAAGGGAGGAGGGGATGTCTCCCTGCTCACTCGAAGAGCGAGGGCCCTCGCCTCCCGCCCGCCCCGTCTCCCCTCCGTCCGTTGGATGACAACTCTTCTCCCAGGTGCCTCGTGGCGAGGCCCCTCCGCGCGATCAGCGCTGGAGCCACACGAGGAGGCATCAACATGGCCTGGTCGAAGACACCCTGGGCAGCATGGAACGGCCTGGGCTTCGGTCTGGTCGCGGGCGCCGTGTTCGCCGTGGCCGAGTGCCTCGCCTCCCTGGTGGGCGGGCAGGGCCTCATGGCGCCGGTGCGCTACGCGGCCAGCGTCCTGCTGGGAGTCCGTGCGCTTACCGAGGGCCCACTCGGGCTCATGCTCGCCGCCGGGCTCGCCGTGCACTTCGGACTGTCGGCCCTCTTCGGCCTGGCCTACGCGCTGATCGACGCGCGCCTGTCTCCCGAGCTGCGGCCCAAGGTGTCGCACCAGACCGCGGTGGGCATGCTGTTCGCGCTCGGAGTCTGGGGGGTGACGTTCCAGTTCGTCGCCCGCGGCTACTACCCGTGGTTCCTGGAGAACACGCCCCAGTTCTTCCAGCTGCTGCTGCACGCGCTCTTCTTCGGCGCTCCACTGGGGCTGCTCTTCGCCGCCGCCGAGCGCCGCCGCGTGGCCATCGCCCTGTTCGAGCAGGCCGCGCAGCAAGAGCACTCATCCGAGGGGAGGAGAGGGACATGAAGCGATTCGCGAAGTGGGTGGGTGGTGTCTGGCTGGCCGCGAGCGCGGTGGCGTGCGCCGGAGCGAACCGGGAAGTCCCGCTGTTGGACGAGCACCCCGTGAGCGCCAGCGCGGGGCAGGGGGGCGGCGCGGAGATCGACACGGGCGAGTGGGCTTGGATGAACGAGACGCGCAAGAGCGCCCAGGCCCGGCACAAGCTCTATGAGCAGGTGAGCGAGGAGCTCGGCCTGGATGAGCGGGACTCCGCCGTGCACCGCAGGGCTCCCGGCCGGAAGGGGGGCGGGGTGGGGGGAAGCGGAATGGCCGGTGGGGAGCGCCGGAGCTGTGCCGAAGTGCTCGCCGCCGGGGAGCCCGCCGCCCTGGTGTCCGGCACGCTGGACTTCGCGCAGGACGGGCTGCTCACCGTGAATGTGCCCGGCCAGGGGCCCATGAAGCTGCGCACCGATGCGAGCACGTGCGCCGTCCAGGCCCGGCACGCGCTGGCTCCCGAGTCCCTGCTCGAGGGCGGCGAGGTGCGTGTCTCCTATATTCTGGAGGACGGACTGCCCACGGCTCGGGTCATCCGCGCCGAGCCCCTGCGCTTCACCCACTGAAGCAGGGATTCCGGGAGGTGCTGCCAGCCCCGGGGCTGGTGCCCCTCCGCCCTCCAGGCCGTCTGAATCCAGGCCCTCGAACAAACGTTTGAGGTATGATGAAAGGACATCACCCTGAGGGTTACCTGGAGGGCGACCTGGGTGGGGCCGTGTGCCCCCTGGACCCGACTGCAATGGCGAAATTCGAAACCATGGAAAAGCCGCTGGCGAGCATCCTCGGCCTGGCCGTGCGCACTGCCCGCTTGCGCGCGGGATTGACCCAGGAGGACGTGGCCGAGCGCATTGGCATGGCCTCGGAGGTGTACGGGCGCATGGAGCGCGGGCAGATGCTGCCACGTGTGGAGAACCTGCGGCGGCTGTGCCTGGTGCTCAACGTGCCGCCCCACGAGCTGCTCGGCCTGGACTCCGCCGACTTCCGGGGCGTCTTCCCCGTGGAGGAGGTGAAGCCCCGCTCGGATGACTCCGCCGACATGCGCCGCCTGCTGCGGCGGCTGCGCAAGCTCAGCGCCACCCAGGTGAAGCTGCTCAGCCAAATCTCCGGCGCGATGATGGCCCGGGGCCGCAACACCCGGAACCGCCGGCGCCTGTCCCTGCTCGAGCCCGAGTGAGGGCCGTGGCTCAGCGCAGATTCAAGCCGGAGAGGGTGAAGGTGCGCACCTTGTCCTCATCCCACACCTGCAGGCTGTAGGTGCCCGGAAGGTTTTCATCTGGGCGGGTCACCTCCACCCAGATGGAGCCGTTCTTCCGGGGGGGGATGGGTTTGGGCAGCACCACATCGAGCGGCTCCAGTGGCTGGCCGGACGCGCCGGTGACGGCGGCGCTTGCCAGCCGCAAGGGCCTCGAGGGGTCGTTGTTCATGACATTCGCCTCCAGCACGAGCCGGTTCTTGGCCACGTAGAGCCGCAGCCGCTTCACCTGGAGCGCGGCCCCCGAAGCCAGAACGGGAGGCGGGAAGTCGAGAGGACGGGGGGGGAGGGTGTGGTCCTCAAACGCCCCGTCCGCCAGCAACCGCGCGAGCCCGCCGAGAGCGGGGGGAGGCTGCCCCTGGAGGCAGCTCTGCAGCTCTTCCTCCTTGCGCGCAATCTCGGCCTGACAGGACTCCGAGCTGCGGGGCGCACGGAAGATATCCACCTGGCGATCGGCCTCGTCCCGGTAGACGACGAGGATGAAGGAGGCGCTCGCCGGAGCTGCGGTCCCCGTGAAGCGCACCGTCAGCTGGAGCCGCTCGCCCGGGGCCAGCTTCTCCGAGGGCATCAAGAGCATGGAGCGGTTCATGGCCTCCACGCGCTCGAAGCGAGGGCGGCCCTCCAGTTCCACCTTGGGGGCCAGCTCCCGGTCGAAGAGCAGCGAGGTGACCAGCCCCGGGCTGATGCAAATCTCGGGGGGAGGCGCCGCGCCTTCCTTCAGCTCGATGCGGCGTCTTCCTGTCTGGCAGGGGGAGGGCTGGGCCCAGACGGTGGAGGCTGTCCCGAGCAGGA
Protein-coding regions in this window:
- a CDS encoding helix-turn-helix domain-containing protein, producing the protein MEKPLASILGLAVRTARLRAGLTQEDVAERIGMASEVYGRMERGQMLPRVENLRRLCLVLNVPPHELLGLDSADFRGVFPVEEVKPRSDDSADMRRLLRRLRKLSATQVKLLSQISGAMMARGRNTRNRRRLSLLEPE
- a CDS encoding DUF2381 family protein; the encoded protein is MSPSPPALLLALLLLGTASTVWAQPSPCQTGRRRIELKEGAAPPPEICISPGLVTSLLFDRELAPKVELEGRPRFERVEAMNRSMLLMPSEKLAPGERLQLTVRFTGTAAPASASFILVVYRDEADRQVDIFRAPRSSESCQAEIARKEEELQSCLQGQPPPALGGLARLLADGAFEDHTLPPRPLDFPPPVLASGAALQVKRLRLYVAKNRLVLEANVMNNDPSRPLRLASAAVTGASGQPLEPLDVVLPKPIPPRKNGSIWVEVTRPDENLPGTYSLQVWDEDKVRTFTLSGLNLR